The following proteins are co-located in the Urocitellus parryii isolate mUroPar1 chromosome 15, mUroPar1.hap1, whole genome shotgun sequence genome:
- the Chst4 gene encoding carbohydrate sulfotransferase 4, whose protein sequence is MILLKKMRLLLFLVSQVAVFALFFHMYNHGALFRKEEPKPVHVLILTSWRSGSSFVGQLFGQHPDVFYLMEPAWHVWMTFTDSTAWSLHMAVRDLLRSVFLCDMSVFDAYMKPGPLKQSSLFQWEHSRALCSPPACDFFPREEITFHAHCKTLCNKQPFTVVEKACRSYSHVVLKEVRFFNLQPLYQLLIDPSLNLHIVHLVRDPRAVFRSREHTTAELMIDSHIVMGQNWQKLKKEDHPYYTMQIICKSQLDIYKAIQFLPKDLQKRYLLIRYEDLVRAPLAQTSRMYEYVGLKFLPHLQNWVVNITRGKGMGEHAFHTNARNALNVSQAWRWSLPYEKVSRLQEVCGDTMDVLGYLQVRSKQEQSNLSLDLLSTWKPSERVYQGGKGSVPTWF, encoded by the coding sequence ATGATATTGCTCAAAAAAATGAGGCTCCTGCTGTTCCTGGTTTCCCAGGTGGCTGTCTTTGCTCTCTTCTTCCACATGTATAACCATGGCGCCCTGTTTAGAAAGGAGGAGCCCAAGCCTGTGCATGTGCTGATCCTGACTTCCTGGCGCTCTGGCTCTTCTTTCGTGGGGCAGCTTTTTGGGCAGCACCCAGATGTCTTCTACCTAATGGAGCCAGCCTGGCACGTGTGGATGACCTTCACCGACAGCACTGCCTGGAGTCTGCACATGGCCGTGCGGGATCTACTGCGTTCCGTCTTTCTGTGTGACATGAGTGTCTTTGATGCCTACATGAAACCTGGTCCCCTCAAACAGTCCAGTCTCTTCCAGTGGGAGCACAGCCGGGCACTGTGTTCCCCACCTGCCTGTGACTTCTTCCCCAGGGAGGAGATCACCTTCCACGCCCACTGCAAGACCCTGTGCAACAAACAGCCCTTCACCGTGGTGGAGAAGGCCTGCCGCTCCTACAGCCACGTAGTACTCAAGGAGGTGCGCTTCTTCAACCTGCAGCCCCTCTACCAGCTGCTGATAGACCCTTCCCTCAACCTGCACATCGTGCACCTGGTCCGGGACCCGCGGGCTGTGTTCCGTTCCCGAGAAcacaccacagcagaactcaTGATTGACAGTCATATTGTGATGGGGCAGAATTGGCAGAAACTCAAAAAGGAAGATCATCCGTACTACACGATGCAAATCATCTGCAAAAGCCAGCTGGACATATACAAGGCCATCCAGTTCTTGCCCAAAGATCTGCAGAAGCGCTACTTGCTCATCCGCTATGAAGACCTAGTCCGGGCCCCACTGGCTCAGACTTCCCGGATGTATGAATATGTGGGGTTGAAATTCTTGCCCCATCTCCAGAACTGGGTGGTTAACATCACCCGGGGCAAGGGCATGGGAGAGCATGCCTTCCACACCAATGCCAGGAATGCCCTCAACGTTTCCCAGGCTTGGCGCTGGTCCTTGCCTTATGAAAAGGTTTCTCGGCTTCAGGAAGTCTGTGGTGATACTATGGATGTGCTGGGCTACCTCCAGGTCAGATCCAAGCAAGAGCAGAGCAACCTCTCCCTGGACCTTCTGTCTACCTGGAAACCCTCTGAGCGAGTCTACCAGGGGGGAAAAGGCTCTGTCCCCACCTGGTTCTAA